The following nucleotide sequence is from Channa argus isolate prfri chromosome 9, Channa argus male v1.0, whole genome shotgun sequence.
GGAAAGTGGTAAGACCCCACAGAACTGTCCAGGAGGACGATGTCCCTGATCATGAGGAAGATGCCAGTCTCAGCCTGGAGGGGAGATGGGCTGTTATTTCATCTTAAAatggacactgtgtgtgtgtgtgaactctgTCTATTCTTCCAGGTGGGAACCTTTTTATAGGAATATTAGGTGTCACAAATCTCTTGAATGCATTTTAACTCTGGTCTCATTGTTTCTATTTATCAAATGTGTCACAACATACAAGAGTGCAGGAGTTTGAGTGAACCAAAAAGTTGAATTTACTATAATCCGATAAAATTTGGGAAGCTGGCTCCCTAAGTGTAAtaacatgtttattatttatctaaTAATTGTTATTCTGAATATTGTGTGTGCTCGGGCCTTTAAGATAGGAAAACGTTCCCAATACTTGCATGACAGTGAGCAAAAACATTGGTCATTTGTACACAGAAAGGTGCTAATCATACTTTCATTGTACATTTAAACtacataaaatatacacagaTATGCAGAATTGACCTTCTGCTTGCCCTGAGAGATTAGCAGTTGCAGTTTGcacaacaaacatttgttcataTATGTATATGGTGTAacatatagtatatatataccGGAGATCGTGAAGTTTGATGTAGGTCAGGTAAAAGGTTTAGCTGAATTGTGAGAAAGCCAGTGTTTGAGCCTAGTTTGTATAGGGCCACAGggaaattaaagattttttattatgtaagaCAGTATTTTATGAAAGAAAATATGCATCTCATAATGTGCAGTGATTGTCagtgtgaaaatgacatttagaTGTCTTACTTCAAAATGTACATTAGGCTTAACTGGAGACAAGGTGCCTGACATCTATAATGTTTGCATTGTGTACGTTTTCagcaataaatgtttttttaatatatacatttaaagcTGGTTCCTGTCATTGTCAATTTTCCGCTAAAACTAAATGACTGGTTTTTCGTTAAGCGGAGAACTAACTGAACTCGTGTACACGAAGCGTCAGAGTGAGAGTATTCACGTTGTGTACAGAGGATAGTACTGAGATTTTGTGGTTAAActgatttgaatttgatgaaaCCAAATAAACTAAATACAGAGTTCAGCTGCAAAACTACACTAGTATAGTCTGACTTGATAAATGTCAGACTAAAGTCGTGATAGTTTGACCAAGTCAGACTAACCATATGCCACACGTCTAAGCGAACCACAACCCACAGGcgggaaaacaataaaaaaagaaaaagacagcatTACTAAAGTTTTCCAAATCTGGGTGGGGGAGAAGGGGAATCGAGAAGCCAAACTTAACACAGACATGAACTCAGAAACCACAGTGAGTAGAAAGACAGCAAGACAACACAAGGCCAAGAGCAACAcaatagcaaaacaaaaagataaaggcTCCATCTGGGTCTTGATCTTTTATtaggttaaagaaaaaaaactgttacagTTTATACATAAACAACTAATATCACTTAGGTGgaatttgatttgatattttagTAAAAACCAGTGATAAGattaaagagaaaaggagagagaaacagcAAGCTTTACTGAAGGTGAGAAGATAAACAGAAGAAGCCAGGAACTACACTCCCTATTAACAATCCCTTAGTGTTCCCAACATGGGCACTTTCATTGATACGTCCTAATACCGACATGGTGAAATTGatcaattaaacaaaaaacaacaaaggggTAACTTTTCATTTAGGTAGTGTCTTATAAATTCATTTATGCACCGTAAACTCAACACAACTGCAGAAGAATTGCAGAATGTGGATCCTGATCTTACTCACAAAATGAAGTGTTACcataaaaagaacaacaacaaaaaagtctATGCAACAGCCTGTTTTGGTCTCCCAGGTTTTTGCATACAGACATTTTACGACcgacacagaaggacagagcagACAGTGGTGCCGACAGAGAGTGGGTTGGGGGAAAACACAGCAGGGGCAGAACAGATTGGTGTGTTGGAGCGACGGCACATAAACACTAACCACCAAGACTGGAGGAAGGTTGCttgtttaataatatttgtaaGATAGAGTAGAGGGGCAGAACAGCAAACCATGTTTTCTGCACCCACTCCAAACAGCTGGAGCCACATAGGATAAGGGTTTGGGAAttgggtttgtgtgtgaaaattgGTAACATCTGCCATCCTCTCCTTTTACCGGTATCCAGGGCCTGGCTGAGTGTACCCCTGACCATAAGGGGGGCGATTGCGTGCATACGGGTTAGCAGCTCCTGGTGGAGGGGTGACTGTGCTGCCTGGGGGCGGGGTGTATCCTGGGCGGCTCTGGTACCCTGTGGCAGGCTGGGAGCTGGGCGGCAGGCTGTAGTTGGCTGGTTGGGTGGCCTGGGAACTATAGTTTTGGGGAGTGAAGCCTCCTGGTGGATACTGCTGAGCTCCCTGAGGTGGATGAGGCTGCTGCTGGCCACCCTGGAAGCCCGGGGCTGGGGCTGGACCTGGACCGGGGGCAGGAGCCTGGGAGGAGGGAGGTGTGTAGTTCTGAAATTGCTGCTGCTGCGGGCCAGGCTGAGGGGCTCCGGGCTGAGGGGCTCCAGGCTGAGGGGTATATCCTGctgaaagagaggaggagagtcTCTTTAATTCAcaatacagagagaaaaaaatccacCTCACTTCACATCACAGGAGCTTCTGTTTGTCTTCTTAAATCCTGACCACTTATAGTCTTACCAGAGTATTGCATACCGTACTGATGTTGCGGTGGGGCACCTGGTTGCTGTGGTGGGTATCCACCTGGAGCCTGGTATTGCTGGTACACCTGAcctaaaggaaaaaaggaaggcATTATGAGAAGATATTCCACATTTAACTTGTCATTCTGTAATGCTGATAAATTCTAGAGGCACTTTAATAAACCTTCATTTACACTTCCAACATGAGTTTCCTGTGGTCAGTTCACAAGTCTGATTGTTGTTCACCTTGGATGTGCACTTAAGCCGAGTAGTTACAATCTTTACTAACGGACTAAAGGCTACACAAACATTTGATGTCAGGCTCTCACTCGTGCTAATTATAGTGATCAGGgataaaataaatgctaaaacagcTCAGGGAGCCATTTTAACAATTACCACAGTTCACCAGCAAATTCATGTTGACTTTGAGCTACAGAAAGGCAGACAGGTCCCTTAGcagatgtaaacacacagagacaagagAACAATACTCGTACAATGTGCTGACACATTTCTGTCGCTTCCTGttagacatttttgaaaaacgACCAACTTCACACAATCTAGGTACATTAACATGATGAAAGATGctcattatttaattataaagaAACCTAAAGCATTTAGTTAAACAGATACCACATCTGCATGACAAGTAAACCCTTGTTTgagtctttgttttatgttttaaaagacACTGAAACATATCTTCCTTGTTATTTTAAGGTAATTATCAggttttccactaaatgcctaACTCTTCAGCCCTTTAACAAAAACTTACTCCCAAATCTCCAGCCTGGACTCTGAACTGTAGTGACAACATAAAAGGCACAAAGGAAGAAAGGATAATGGAAGAGGGCTGTACCAGGGTTCACTGGTTTTGCATGTGCTGTTGACACTAGTGCTGATTTTCTTGCTGAGAAGAGACAAACTATTATTCTGCACTCAGAGGAGCTCAAAATGCATTCAGAATCAACTCCACATTGTGTAGGAAATGCTTAGTTTGGATCTAGTGGATAATAATTCATAACATATCATGGAGCACAGCAAGTGCATGCTGgcacatttaaatgcatcttCTTGCTGTAGTATAAGCTGTTATTGCTCAATGTGTCTGTGGTCAGAGAACAACTCTTTACTTTAAAGTCGGAGTCGCTTGACCACTAAATATTTAGCTACAGTGTACCCCTGAACTGAATTTAGAAGCTCTGACGCGGTGTTGTGACTGTTATCTCACTAAAACCTATAACATGAACATCAAGCTCTTCATGTGtaaggaggtgtgtgtgtgtgtgttttctcaaaatCTGTAATCCATCATGAGTGTTACGTAAGAGTGACAGATGGGTGCATGGCTATTAGACCACTTTAGCCTGAAAGTTCACTCCTCTCCCGAGTAGCCAAGAGGTCAGTCATTAGAGACAAAGATATGCCTGGAGACAGGCAGGGAATTCAGCGTAGCACTGCTCCAGGAGAAAACCCCAAGCTGGAAGAATGAAGCAGAGTTTGGCTGTAGTTTTGGTGAACTTTACACATGCCTTAAGAAGGAGTCATGAGAACACGGCCCTATTTTGGATAAACAATTTGTACCAACCCATCTGCCCATCTGATAAAGACCCTTGCACAAAAGATCTAAGCTACATATGCACATgtctgtttagttttgtttctttcttgcaCAGATGTTAATTATTATCACAATGGATTGAAATCATTACCATCTGCTTATGAATATGGTTAGCAGCATTGCTATGGTAACAGGTAACCTAAGTTTGCATTAAAAGTGAGTTCAAGGCTTCATTTAATTGGCCACACACGGCTCAACTGGCATCAAATGTCATGGTTGGCCTGTTATAAATTCATGTGTATTGATTTGCTGTTCTGAACCACCTCAAGGTGGTCTGCAACCAAAGATGGAAATAGATTAGAGAGAGGCAGAAGAGAATACTAGCTACCTGGCTGAATCAAATATTCTTGGGTAGtcttagttaaaaaaaagttaatatgtgaaaaaagaaaactggggTTTATCCTAATGACTTATTGATTATTTCAACTTCTCTAACTTCTTCCTTACTagttttcagaaaaacacacacaaactcaaaaacacaaatgccatTGTTGTGTTAAGAtatgtgttctgtgttttggtttaaatctaaattttaTATATTGACGCAATGAACCCTTGTCACAACCATCACAGAGCAAGAGAGAAGGTATAACATTGATACACTATTTGCAACTTGAACTTATTACTCAATAATCACAATTcaacaaaaacatgtctttttatttcctccAATAGGCCAATTTTATACGCATGCAAAAATTGGACTGATTGTCAGACCTCCACAGACATTTCACCACTTCAGAATCCAAAAATCAAATCAGCAAGAACAAGTTACTACACAACAAAGTCTCTTGTTTCTCTCCATCCTTATgttttggaaagaaaacaatCCCTGAAGAGCTTTCTCATGAGCTGGCTTATTGTGCACAACATTGTGTGTAGCTGGCTAACCCAGTGACTAAGTCCCCCTTATGGACCAACTAAACGCTTACTGAGCCCTGTGCAGCAGCTCTGCTGCGATATTCAGGCAAACCACAAACCACCAGTTAATGGATGCAGTAATGCCACATGTGTGCTAGTCTTCAGGGCTGCAGGTGTGTTCAGGCGCCAGCAGTGGGACTACTCTCCTAGAGCATGTTACAACTCTCATAGTGTCAAACATGAGGAATACTGTGCTCCAAAGCCCTCCATGTTCAACTGTGCCAAACCACAGGATGAAAACAGTCCAATCTGCTGGTTGAAATGTGGTTACCAATGCAAAATGCTTCACCTGTGGCTGCACCTGCCTGGGCCCTTCTTCACAACAGAAGGTGAAACAAGCCAGGAAACTCCCTGATGATAACAAACATGCctaaatgaagaaaatagaTATGGGAAACTGACAGAGAAGACCGCCCACTATGACCTATTTCCTAAGAACATTACAGAAAGTTTCATTTTTGCCAACAGCCTGATCATTTATCTTCATCTAAGCCTCAGCTTTTAGTCTAAAAGGTCTGTGTTAAAGATTGCACTCTGGGAAATCCCAGGCAAAACAAAGCTTGAGTAGGAAGTTTAGGGCATCACATTCAGTCAAACTTATTCAACAGGGAGTCAGATTTTAGTTAAGCCACACTGGTGACAGCATTGGAAAAACAACCTATGTAACAGCGACGCTGTTGAAGAAAGAGTGATTGCTTAAACACACACTTGAGTACATTATTCAAATTAGAAAACATGTCTACATTTGTGTGTACAATTTTCatgagaaatataaaatgatgCTGTATAAATGGTGCTTGAAATTTTGAACGGTTTAGAATTTTCTTATTTCAGCATAAATATGACCTCACAACGATCAGATTTTTATGTTGCTTCTAGAGAAAGAGGACCCAGTTAATTTGCTGAAACAGCAGGCCTGTGTTTTTACAGATCATGACTTGAACAAAAGAGATTGTTAAGACATCAGCAGTAgtagaaaaaagacaaacaagacaaTACAAAACAGTTTGGACTCCACCAGGCAGATCAACCAACAAAGATCACACCAGTAGAAAGGTGTGCAATAGACCAGGTGGTCACTAAAAACCCTAGCGTAACATCTAGGCCTCAATCTAGGCCTCTTTTGCAGTAGCTGATTATCAGTGTTCCTTAACAGTGGTGTGCACGGCAAGGCTGCAAAGAGGGAACCACTATTCTCCAAAGATTTAATTTGCCTGTCAAGGCTAAGTTAAGTTGGAAGACAGTTGAAAAACTGCTAGAAGAATGTTCTGTGGAGGGAAGAGGCCGTACAACTTAATGCATGAATGATAAACATGTTTGGCTATGATAAACCTGGTGGTGGCAGGTACTGCTTTGCTGCCTTTAGACCAGGAGGACCTGCCATCATCAATGGACCTATGAGTTCCATGTTGTATAAGCAAAGCATCCTGAGTTTAATACTGCAATcctaaaaatgtcacaaaagacCTGAAGAAGGAAATTTTTTGTTAAAGTGGCTATTGCAAAACACAAGTGGTTCACATACTGTCCCCCAGATTCAGTTATTTTAGACAATAACTAAGTGTTcttgtcttatttatttaattgtccACAGAACTCATTTATTCATCTATTTTTAAGACTTATGATCCTAAATTCGAttttcacacatgtaaaaatAGGCAAAAATGTGCcactgtatgtgtatttttctaGAAACTAGCTTTATGCTCATAAGTCTTACCATCCATGCCAGCTGGGGGTCCCTGCTGTACTCCAGCGTAGGGAGCCTGTGGATGTGGGGGTACTCCAGGTTGAGGGGCTGCAGATGAGGAGGAAGCAATGCTGTCAGGGGTTCCTGAGCGCTCCTCTGCTGTAATTGCTGGGGGAGCTAATCAGACAGTACAGAGGGAGACAAATATGCAGTGATAATACTGAATGACTTTCTTATCTGACAGATATAGactgaaacaaaacataattaaagaGAGAATTACCTTGGGCCTGGTCTTCACTCAGACCGAAAGCAGAGATGACATTCTTGTTGACCTCGTCCTGATTTTTTAATGGGTCGAACGCTGACATGCTGGCTGCACTGACTGGAGTGGCATGTTTCACTGTGGGGTCTACTGCCACAACTTTGCCCTCACGTCCATCCACCGATTCTGggaagaaaaatatatacacaaacaataaattatttaaataatcagaGAAACGTTTAAAAACCAGCagggaagaaacaaaaaatgtggcAATAATTATGCAAAGCAACATGCAACATCTATTTTCAGCTGGaaattcattttgtaaaaataaactttatgctacattatgaaaacaaacatggtaTAACTCACGAGGATTTTAGTGTTACAATACCAGCCTGGATATGACCCCTACCCATTATATTTTGGCAGGTTCCAATCTTAAATAGGAATTAgattatgatttttaaaaatacattatgagGCACAGGTTAACAAGGATGTACTGGGTGGGCATTATTTTAATCCTGTCAACTTGGCTTCTCAAAACgttttatatttacatacatttcactattcaaatgcaataataatgtgttttaaaagataacataaataaataaacagagctTCCTACAGTGAAACTGCATTGCATACAGGGGCCACCTGCAATGCCTTCAGAGACCACCAGAGGGCTATGAACCACTGATTGAAAACCCCTGCTGTGTTAACCTAACTTCATCCACcatttctgtctcctcctcccttcatttacattttggaataaaaaaatgccTCAGTTTAGAAGGTCTCAAAATGGCAGTAAGTATGTGGAATATAAAGTGATGCTTGTTAAGGAGGCTGTGCAATCTCCATCAGTTGCATTAGGAGACCAAACACACAAGGTCTAAAGATCTGacattaaagaaagaaatcacaGCAACAGGATTTAAAGCTTATTGTGGATCTAATATATTTATCttagataaaaacatttttttgaaagtTGTGTTCATCAGTTTGTAGAAATCATGAGTTCATATGGGATGGTAACATACAGATCTGACATATAggccaaaaacattttctttggtgTGGAATTGTGTACTGCAATTTCTTTTTAGACATTAATATATACACAGATTTTTATTACCTGTAATAAACTAATCATTACTGGAGGCTCCAACTACTATGTTTAAGTACGCATGTGTACTGAAGTACTTACCACTCTCTGGTGCTGTAGCAGCCAGTCCAGCCTCTGTCGGGGGCTCCAGACTATCCAAGAGGTTGTTAACTTTATTCCTGAGCTCAATGAGCTCCCTGCGCAGGTATTTGACCTGACTAGACTCCAAAGGCCGTGGCTGACCATTtactgcagggagacaaaggtGAAGAAATCAAAGACAAGTGACCCAATGAAACAAATCCTAgacatttatttgaatgtgaCTTGAGACTTgtagttctctctctctctctctgcgcaGCTGGTGCCAATTGTGTGACCTTAAGGAGGAGGAtggacagaggttttaaaaagaTACATTACAGCGTCTACAGGTTCTGGTTCAAATTTAAcacaattatttaatatttgggGAAATATTGTTTTGAAGATGAACCATTTGTTAACATAAATCAATGTCTAGAACTGAATTACAGTCACAAGTTCCTAGAAATATTTCAGACTGTACAGACATGTTAACAACTAAACAGATGGTAAATCAAACAAGAAACCCTGAGagtactgtatatacagacGACTGATACAGCTGTGTGATTTTCTGGGTATAAAATGGCAATACACTGCTACCACATGACTTTTCTTGCACTGAGGCAAAATAGTGTTTGCTGTATGCAACTCTCAATCATTTAAAACCgtgttggcaaaaaaaaaaatgtacttagtAACAATATTTGTATCATGTGACTGTTAGCCCATGATGCTACGTTTTTCCATTCATTATTTAGATTCTGCACACTCATTGTTGCAGATCATAAGTGCTTTTACACACAATTGCAGCTCTTTAGctagtaaagaaaaaacagcagacaATAACATCTGCATCATTTTAACTAAATACAATGGATCTCATTTTTGAAGTACCTTAGTTTGAAAGAGCTGTTAATTCAGCACCTAGTACCATGTGCACATTGTGAATAATGATCAGTCCAATTATTGTTAGCTCGGCCCTCTGAATCCGTGAGATTATAGGGATCACAATTTTTGGGTTGAATTCACATAGCTATTCTTCTTTTGATATCATCACCACACCCTGACAACCGATCATTTAACTAACAATGAGCAAGGGAGCAGTGGATGGTTGGGCACTGGACTCTGTGAAATGATGTTACTTGCAAAGGAACATGTGTGTCAATCTATTAGTTCTATTtaattaaagaattaaatatttgtttttatacctGACcaatctgctgaaaacacaagcCTAAGTTCTTTAACAATCTTAAGACTACAGTACATGGGCCTGTACTGCATGGGTTACTCTTCTTTCAACCTTCATTTTTTGTGGTACAAATTGACTGAGGAACAAAGTTTCCATTGCCAAAGAATAAACGTgagaacagagacagacattCCTTTCTTACACAAGTTTCTCTGTCTGGGAGGATAACGCTAAACAGAGGCGCATCTAGTCATGAGGTAGTGCGATGAAACATTGCTCTCGCTCATTCTGGATCCTAACACATGTCTTAGGATATTATTTCCACGTGAGGTCATGCCATGTCATGAAGAGCCAGGAGTCTATTTCATTGGGAGCGATAGACAGACCAATAAGGATGAAACAATATTACTGATTGATAAGAGCAGGAACAGGAGGATATACTGTGAAAATAACATGAGAATCAACTTTGACGTGGACATTATCAATTGACTGATTGTGTGTTAGTGAACTTCTAAATTTGTGTGagccatttaacatttaaaatcataatgATACTATCGTATGTATGATGACATGAAGTGCTATGGCCTGgagccatgttttttttaaagctgataTCAATATTGTGTAAACTTAACACCTTAAACCTTTATTCATGTCTGTAATCCCATTGTGGAATGTATGAGTCTAAAGAACATTTAGACTATCCATCAGCTAAATACTGGGATACAGCGGACTGTAAatctctaaataaataaaaattagagGAAACTACTAGGAGCGTATGAACTTAAATCACATGTAATGGAGAAAAAGACTGCCAGGAGATATCATCAGTAAAAACAATCAGTTGTaatttgattgaaaaaaaaaaaaaaaaaatcccagatTGCATATTTGATGAGTAAAAATTATTGAATGAAATGTACTTTTAGATTTACATTGTGTAAGGATTTTCGTTATTTTTTGAGATGAAGTTTTCATTTGATGAGAGAATTTAAGTagcttatttttataaatataataagcTGAGagtgtttaaatatatattgcCAAcctaaacagaaaacatttgctaGCCACTATCCTGTTGTGTTGTTGCCATGTAATTTTGGATTTTTGAATGCACATGCATGTTTCCCTCCTATTCAAGTATTTAtcaagaactctttcttcccctctgccatcagactcctataCAGCTGATAGGAGTTTGCAATCAtggatattttattttgctttactgtatgacatttattgtggacagcaaagtaagaatttcattgtgcagggaaacatgctttctgtctgtgcatataacaataaacactttgaatcttgaatcttattCTAATCATAATTTGTGAGGCCACATTTGAGATCATTTCTGACACAAACAAATCTTATACCAACTTGTTAGTGTAAAGCCTACTGGTTGGTTTGGTAAAGGTCACAGTTAAAGCCACATTCCCACATAGGTACTGAATGACTGTGGGCTTAGCTGGGCTAGGGCGTATCATAAAATATGA
It contains:
- the tfg gene encoding protein TFG isoform X2, producing the protein MNGQLDLSGKLIIKAQLGDDIRRIPIHNEDITYDELVLMMQRVFRGKLQSNDEVTIKYKDEDDDLITIFDSSDLSFAIQCSRILKLTLFVNGQPRPLESSQVKYLRRELIELRNKVNNLLDSLEPPTEAGLAATAPESESVDGREGKVVAVDPTVKHATPVSAASMSAFDPLKNQDEVNKNVISAFGLSEDQAQAPPAITAEERSGTPDSIASSSSAAPQPGVPPHPQAPYAGVQQGPPAGMDGQVYQQYQAPGGYPPQQPGAPPQHQYGMQYSGYTPQPGAPQPGAPQPGPQQQQFQNYTPPSSQAPAPGPGPAPAPGFQGGQQQPHPPQGAQQYPPGGFTPQNYSSQATQPANYSLPPSSQPATGYQSRPGYTPPPGSTVTPPPGAANPYARNRPPYGQGYTQPGPGYR
- the tfg gene encoding protein TFG isoform X1 produces the protein MNGQLDLSGKLIIKAQLGDDIRRIPIHNEDITYDELVLMMQRVFRGKLQSNDEVTIKYKDEDDDLITIFDSSDLSFAIQCSRILKLTLFVNGQPRPLESSQVKYLRRELIELRNKVNNLLDSLEPPTEAGLAATAPESESVDGREGKVVAVDPTVKHATPVSAASMSAFDPLKNQDEVNKNVISAFGLSEDQAQAPPAITAEERSGTPDSIASSSSAAPQPGVPPHPQAPYAGVQQGPPAGMDGQVYQQYQAPGGYPPQQPGAPPQHQYGMQYSAGYTPQPGAPQPGAPQPGPQQQQFQNYTPPSSQAPAPGPGPAPAPGFQGGQQQPHPPQGAQQYPPGGFTPQNYSSQATQPANYSLPPSSQPATGYQSRPGYTPPPGSTVTPPPGAANPYARNRPPYGQGYTQPGPGYR
- the tfg gene encoding protein TFG isoform X3; the encoded protein is MNGQLDLSGKLIIKAQLGDDIRRIPIHNEDITYDELVLMMQRVFRGKLQSNDEVTIKYKDEDDDLITIFDSSDLSFAIQCSRILKLTLFVNGQPRPLESSQVKYLRRELIELRNKVNNLLDSLEPPTEAGLAATAPESESVDGREGKVVAVDPTVKHATPVSAASMSAFDPLKNQDEVNKNVISAFGLSEDQAQAPPAITAEERSGTPDSIASSSSAAPQPGVPPHPQAPYAGVQQGPPAGMDGQVYQQYQAPGGYPPQQPGAPPQHQYAGYTPQPGAPQPGAPQPGPQQQQFQNYTPPSSQAPAPGPGPAPAPGFQGGQQQPHPPQGAQQYPPGGFTPQNYSSQATQPANYSLPPSSQPATGYQSRPGYTPPPGSTVTPPPGAANPYARNRPPYGQGYTQPGPGYR
- the tfg gene encoding protein TFG isoform X4: MNGQLDLSGKLIIKAQLGDDIRRIPIHNEDITYDELVLMMQRVFRGKLQSNDEVTIKYKDEDDDLITIFDSSDLSFAIQCSRILKLTLFVNGQPRPLESSQVKYLRRELIELRNKVNNLLDSLEPPTEAGLAATAPESESVDGREGKVVAVDPTVKHATPVSAASMSAFDPLKNQDEVNKNVISAFGLSEDQAQAPPAITAEERSGTPDSIASSSSAAPQPGVPPHPQAPYAGVQQGPPAGMDGQVYQQYQAPGGYPPQQPGAPPQHQYGYTPQPGAPQPGAPQPGPQQQQFQNYTPPSSQAPAPGPGPAPAPGFQGGQQQPHPPQGAQQYPPGGFTPQNYSSQATQPANYSLPPSSQPATGYQSRPGYTPPPGSTVTPPPGAANPYARNRPPYGQGYTQPGPGYR